A genome region from Sphaeramia orbicularis chromosome 19, fSphaOr1.1, whole genome shotgun sequence includes the following:
- the dclre1a gene encoding DNA cross-link repair 1A protein — translation MSQKDDSESDIWEYKPLGKKKKKQESASVSGTVAKKRCTSRKTSKKDTSSTVKSPLDKRCLTVNATGNEDVKPSVIKDEQNCLEALSTPSKTVQTDHNGEGPSSGDFCPICQMPFSILVVQSQRWHVIECLDFPRDTCKECPDGLLCTSTIPNHYKKYNHTFLAHSRATGDAQLLSLSQQATTSGDSGLGCLQGFRKADGNDSTLETSQESVLSVSVLSNNSASSLNNHKGTPPTKITNGLLLLRSPGPEDFKKKKGWSSLKGQKSLSSSQESKSDLSSTPAKTESRDQPGDGLLKSELSPYNDEAISYSPLSELPVETEVSKSEARKALFNSDTLKTEDDDSLMLYSDSFSSEDELFTEFLDNFETSDGPMKKCVLSDTQPNPFASSTQSNQQATSAVAANTSAPTREKEELKSSTSVGSACTNSIQSPQSIVLERLRETILNSDSLPFKNLDDSSIQSEKFQTMTPWKIQSKTGQASGLKQMDIGVFFGVKPLKEKEKEAKSGPREPSSASGETTGENSGQRRQRRERRGRSRATTVTSGDTVTGGNNEGDAQRESGRGGTRGWRRRRWNRGGADGEVEQLPRCPFYKKIPGTKFAIDAFRYGEIDGVTAYFLTHFHSDHYGGLRKNSTFPIYCNRITGNLVKSKLKVAEQYVHILPMNTQVTVEGVKVILLDANHCPGAAMLLFFLRDGQTVLHTGDFRADPSMETYPELLNCRVQTLYLDTTYCSPEYTFPKQQEVINYAANTAFELVTLNPRTLVVCGSYSVGKEKVFLALAEVLGSKVCLSRDKYNTMCCLESEQVRQRITTDWKAAQVHVLPMMQLSFKKLQDHLARFSGQYEKLVAFKPTGWTFSQQVDSVEDILPQTSGSVSIYGIPYSEHSSFLELKRFVQWLQPLKIIPTVNNGSWESRKAMERCFSEWIMETKAKL, via the exons atgtCACAGAAGGACGACTCTGAAAGTGACATTTGGGAGTATAAACCTCttgggaagaaaaagaagaaacaagaatCAGCGTCTGTCAGCGGAACTGTGGCCAAGAAAAGGTGTACGTCCAGAAAAACCTCCAAGAAAGACACCTCTTCAACTGTCAAATCTCCGTTGGATAAAAGATGTTTGACCGTGAACGCAACTGGAAATGAAGATGTCAAACCTTCTGTTATTAAAGACGAGCAAAACTGTTTAGAAGCCCTGAGCACACCCTCGAAAACAGTCCAAACTGACCATAATGGAGAGGGACCATCGTCTGGAGACTTTTGTCCTATTTGTCAAATGCCTTTTTCCATTTTGGTGGTTCAGTCTCAGAGATGGCATGTTATTGAATGTCTTGACTTCCCCAGGGACACATGCAAAG AATGTCCTGACGGCCTCCTGTGCACCTCAACCATTCCAAACCATTACAAGAAATACAACCACACATTCCTTGCCCACAGTCGAGCAACTGGAGATGCACAGCTCCTCAGTCTGTCCCAGCAGGCAACGACTAGTGGGGACTCTGGCCTGGGTTGTCTCCAAGGATTTAGGAAAGCTGATGGGAATGACTCTACCTTAGAGACATCACAGGAGAGTGTCCTCAGTGTTTCAGTGCTGTCTAACAACAGTGCCTCCTCTTTAAATAATCACAAAGGAACACCACCTACTAAAATCACTAATGGCCTTCTGTTACTGCGCTCACCCGGACCAGAGGATTTTAAGAAAAAGAAAGGGTGGTCATCCTTAAAAGGCCAGAAGTCTCTCAGTTCTTCCCAAGAAAGTAAATCAGACCTTTCATCTACTCCAGCCAAAACAGAAAGTAGAGATCAACCCGGTGATGGTCTTCTCAAAAGTGAACTTTCTCCTTACAATGATGAGGCGATATCCTACTCTCCTCTCTCTGAGCTTCCTGTAGAGACTGAAGTGAGCAAGAGTGAAGCAAGGAAAGCCCTTTTTAATAGTGACACATTGAAAACTGAGGATGATGACTCATTAATGCTGTACAGTGACAGTTTCTCAAGTGAAGATGAGCTCTTTACTGAATTTCTTGATAATTTTGAAACCAGTGATGGTCCGATGAAGAAATGTGTTCTGTCAGATACCCAGCCGAATCCATTTGCCTCATCAACACAGAGTAATCAACAGGCTACCTCTGCAGTTGCTGCAAATACATCTGCTCCCACAAGGGAAAAAGAAGAGCTTAAAAGTTCAACAAGTGTTGGCAGTGCCTGTACAAACAGCATTCAGTCTCCTCAGAGTATTGTTTTAGAGCGCTTGCGAGAAACTATTTTAAACTCCGATAGCCTGCCTTTTAAAAACTTGGATGACAGCAGTATTCAGTCAGAGAAATTTCAAACCATGACACCTTGGAAAATCCAGAGCAAGACAGGTCAGGCTTCTGGTCTCAAACAGATGGACATTGGAGTGTTTTTTGGAGTCAAACCCctcaaggagaaggagaaggaggccAAGAGTGGACCCCGTGAACCCAGCAGTGCCTCTGGTGAAACCACAGGTGAGAACTCAGGGCAGAGACGACAAAGGAGAGAAAGACGAGGGAGAAGTAGGGCCACCACAGTAACCTCAGGAGACACAGTGACTGGAGGTAATAATGAAGGAGATGCTCAGAGAGAATCAGGGAGAGGTGGGACCAGAGGATGGAGACGAAGAAGGTGGAACAGAGGAGGAGCAGATGGGGAAGTTGAACAGTTACCACGGTGTCCGTTCTACAAGAAAATTCCAG GTACGAAGTTTGCCATAGATGCCTTCCGGTATGGAGAGATTGATGGTGTTACTGCATACTTCTTAACCCATTTCCACTCTGACCATTATGGAGGGTTAAGGAAGAACTCCACATTCCCAATCTATTGTAACAGA ATAACAGGGAACCTGGTGAAAAGCAAACTGAAGGTGGCAGAGCAGTACGTCCACATCCTACCTATGAACACACAGGTCACTGTGGAAGGAGTCAAGGTCATCCTTTTGGACGCTAACCA TTGTCCAGGAGCTGCGATGCTGCTGTTCTTCCTGCGTGATGGACAGACGGTACTTCATACTGGAGACTTCAGAGCTGATCCGTCGATGGAAACCTACCCAGAGTTACTCAACTGCAGGGTGCAGACACTCTACCTGGACACCAC GTATTGCAGTCCTGAGTACACTTTCCCAAAACAGCAAGAAGTCATCAACTATGCGGCAAATACAGCCTTCGAATTGGTGACGCTAAACCCACGCACTCTAGTGGTGTGTGGCTCCTACTCTGTGGGGAAGGAGAAGGTCTTTTTGG CCCTGGCAGAGGTCCTGGGGTCTAAAGTGTGCCTCTCTAGAGACAAATACAACACCATGTGCTGTCTGGAGTCAGAACAAGTCAGACAACGTATAACCACCGACTGGAAGGCAGCCCAGGTCCATGTACTACCCATGATGCAGCTCTCCTTCAAA AAATTGCAGGATCACCTGGCACGGTTCTCAGGACAGTACGAGAAGCTGGTGGCCTTCAAACCCACGGGCTGGACTTTCAGCCAGCAGGTGGACTCAGTGGAGGACATATTACCTCAGACCAGCGGCAGTGTCTCTATTTATG GAATCCCGTACAGCGAACACAGCAGCTTTCTGGAGTTGAAGCGTTTCGTCCAGTGGCTCCAGCCGTTAAAGATCATCCCAACGGTAAACAACGGCAGCTGGGAGAGCAGGAAGGCCATGGAGAGGTGTTTCAGTGAGTGGATCATGGAAACCAAAGCTAAACTGTGA